DNA sequence from the Malus domestica chromosome 11, GDT2T_hap1 genome:
aaaattaatataattctGCATTGGTTAATATTTCTCATGGCTAACTTGAATGATTTACTttctgtatgtgtgtgtgtgtgtgtgtgtgtgcaggatCAATTGGGAGATGTCTTGCATTGGATTCGACAAGCAATGGCCCTCGCATGTGGGCTACTGTGGGGTGCAATACCATTGGTCGGAGGCATATGGTTCGTCATGTAAGTTGATGGTTGGACACCTTCTTAATTGCTGGTCATAGTTACCGTTTACGCTTAATCATCATATGTTTGTGTTGCTAATCAGTGATCAGCTCATTTAACTTGAGGATCATTAGGAACCCATCAAAGCAAATCTTGGCAAGGAATTTGCCCAAATATAACATTGTTTGCTTAGTGCTAAGAAATCAGTAGTAATGGGACTTAAAACTCGTTTGGGACTGCCCAATATTTGGATCATAAAACATATGAGTAAGTATGCTGAAACTTAGATTCTCTAGGTTGTCGGTGTTACTTTCAAGACTTCAGGAATCCTATTTGATCTTAGGGGTGTAGAACTTCAGCTTCTCGTCATTGCCTAGAATCTTAATGGCCTATATGAACGCTAGAGCATTATAATTTTAGAAAGTTTCTTTCCAAATCGACATATTAAATGAAGAGTTACCTTAGTGAGTTCAACTGTAAAGCTGGAGCATTCATCAAGTTGTTTCTGCAATATTGTAGTTCTCGGAAAGAGAGAATTACCTCAACTTTAGGGGGGACTTAGTGCAGACAGTTTTCAATTTACCGTACCAACTTGATAGGTTTACACAGGCATGTAATACTATTTAGATTCACACAGACAACTTATCTCTTAGTTTCAGGCCAAGGGAGAAGAACATATGCCTGAGTTGGATGTCCTTGCTTCCCACCTACGTGTTTGAGAAATATGATTTGATGGTTTTGAGTTTTCTCTTATGTATCATATGCTTCCACCATCTTAAGataacaattttctttttctccaaaCTAGTGTCGTATATTTTCTTAATCTTTATGTGGTGgactttttttttcacagttttttgGTAATATCAACTGGAATTATATATGGCTACTACGCAATGGTACTAAAGGTTGACGAAGAAGACTTCGGTGGCCATGGAGCTCTCCTCCAAGAGGGGCTTTTCGCTTCCATAACTCTTTTTCTGGtagttttcaaacttttatcGCTTCTTTCCCCTTGAGACTACCTTCTCAAATAAATTGAGATCAATGCGTTTCTTTTAGTCTCTTACCTTTTTCTCATTTCCGTTTCTTTCTGTTTTACAGCTTGCCTGGATTCTAGTATACAGCTTGGGACACTTCTGATCGGCTATCTATTCAATATCGCCGTCATTTCCTCCCCGGTGGTGTTCAGTTATAGGACTTTGGTTACATGAAGAATGATAACCTTGGATACGATGAGAAGGTTTCATTAGTAGTCATTAAGTCAGTACTGTTTTCTCGTTTCTTTATGTTAAGCAACATTATGAGTTGGTGATTTGATGTTCCGGTCAATGTTCCTTCAAAAACGTCCACGCAATGTAGCAACGATGGCCTGCAGAACTGATGATCAAAATTGTTTTAGTAGCCTCTAATAAAATTACCTTCAAGCATTATTCTTGTGGATTTTGCTGACAATAATATGTGGTTGAGTAATTTTTAAGCATGACACCGCACAAAGTACCGACATTAGCGATGCAGATTGACAATTTGACAACATAACATGTCAGATTGTATTCGAATTAAACTTTTCCATAAAGTGACAATCATACAAGAATGCAATCGACGAAGCTCAACTGTCCAATGACCAACGACAATAACTTGTGGGAAATACATTTCCTTGACATGGTGGGATAGGACGACTCTATTCAGGTAAAATTGAGGTTTATTACATTATAATTTGGAAAAAGGAGGGCTTGAAAGAATTGTCCTACTGTATAGAAAGCTTCCAATATGCATTTGTTCTTGGGATTTCGAAGACATTTATTGCCGTCTTTGGAGTTCGCTTCTGCCTCCTCGCGAAACAAGATAGATACGGCCGTATACCCATCTTCTACCGAGTGGTGAAACAGATTTCTGCACAAAAATAACCTCCACTGTGAGCAAAAAAACATACTGAGTCATTTGATTCCATAAAATGGCATTGGAACATGTATATTTCCGAACTCCTATATCCATTCAGTGTTCAGAGAGCCTATAAACATttcaaaaagataaaaaagaggAAGCATTAACTGAGCCAATGACTTGACCCGGGCAGTTTTAGCACCGTGAGGAAAGGGGAAGGGGGCACTTTGCCAAGTGAGCTAGTGAGGCCATTTGCTAAAAAACCTCACAACACCTACGATCCACGATGTGGCAAGAGTGATGCTATATATATCACGTTTCTGACATATTTTACATAAGCAGGACCCACTTGTATAGGCCAGTCTCAGGAGGGTTTCACTTCCGTGAGGGAGATGATTAGCAATATGATAAGTAAATGTAGTTTTATTGATGTAATAAATTGTCAAGAATGTTAAGTCCGAGGATACTTTCTAATCCTGATTGGTTACCTTTTACAGAACCCCATTTACAGTAATAGGTTCTCGTATCTTCGTTAAGATCCAGAATccctaaaataaaatttatggagtgagagagaagaaaacTAGGTTACCTCAACCTTAGTACGGAACTCTAACAAGCATTCACATACATGACAATTTGCTCTATGCGGGGAGTTATTAGACTGATCGGATTTCACAAATGCAAACACCTGCAGAAAGATGATATAGAaatcagaagaagaaaatggatgccgcaaaaaattataaattaagaGTTGTTAGAAGTTCTCAGACTGAACCAACTGACCTCATCGCCGCAATTTGGGCATGCCCCTTTTAGTGCCACCAAGTCATTTCTCCACAGGCCTTTAAGTACTTTAACTGTGAGAAAGGAAACTTTAGTATATGCTGACACTTAAACAAGTATAATAACATTGAAAGTTATACAAATTCATAATCAATATCCAATTTCCTCGATTTAACAGAGAGCGCCCGCATTACATAGCACAAGAATTTGACATCATAAATGCTTTAGAAATGGATACAGGTTAACTTACCAGAAGCTGATGCAATTGGGTAACCGATGACAGAACCCAGCGTCACGAAGAGAACGGAATTAAGCATCGAAAGAGCAGGCGCTTGGTTTATATACGAAAATACTGGATTGAAAGCATCTTGATAAGCTAGGCCAACAGTGTAAAAAACAGGCACAAGACACACTGAACTGCCAAAAGCAAGAAAGAGGATCCATATGCTCGCTAATGCAAAAACCTGTGAGAAATCTTCCTGCCCTACATCCATGTCACTCAATATTCAAGCAGAGAAAGAACGATAGAATCCACTTTTCCATTTCACCAAATAACAAAGCATAACAGATGGTGCATTAACAACTAcattttggttgacaaactaACATTGCAGTTAAATAACTGAGACTACTGTTAACCATCGATGTATTCTGCAGTGAGTCTAAAGTACATAAATTAACGATGACAAGCGTCCAAACAATTGAGCTAACATAAAGTTTGCTCATTAACAAAATGAGACGAATGTTAACTATTGATGTATGCGAGTTCTGCAGTGAGTCTCATGCACATACACCACTGAAGACAATCCTCCAAACATGTGAATTAACATAAAGGTTGCTCATTAGGGAGACGATTGTTAACCATTCCTGTATGAGGGTTCTGCAGTGAGTCTCAAGCACATATATTAACGATGACAATCATCCGAACACGTGAGTAACATATAGTTTGCTCATTAACAAAATGAATGACAAATTATCAAACCCAATTACCCCAACCCAATATCGATTCGAGCATAACCATACTTTGATTTCCTCTTATCTTCCCATGTTTTTAAGCAATATTCATGAATTAATGCAAAACTTAGAAACAACACTTCAAAAAACTCAATAAAAACCAATTACCTCAGCATCTGCATAAGTTGATTGTCTCCTAAGACTACAACGTGGGTATTTCACGACGCATTTCGATCCGTACCATCTTAGCTTCATCTGTTCTTCCAATTAGTTGCAAaatttgtcaacaacaaaaaacaaaactttgaaaccaaaaaataaaaaaaaacatcggCCTATCAAAAACCTATGAACTCATAAgtcacacatacatacatacatatatacatacctCGACTCTGTCAAACATGTCATCGACAATCAAAGGGTCGCCACTGTAATACGCATCACTTGCCTACCACGTGCACCACCAACTAATcagatttcaaaattttataaaaaaaaacagaaattaaaatttaaaaaaagaaaaaaaaaaaaaaagggaaaagggaaGAAGGGGGATTTACCTGACGGTGGAGGGCTTCGAGGG
Encoded proteins:
- the LOC103422729 gene encoding uncharacterized protein — its product is MKEGKSVKLNGQQQQPQPPQHQNGHLSRFKFAKLLDPEASWDKDQLGDVLHWIRQAMALACGLLWGAIPLVGGIWFVIFLVISTGIIYGYYAMVLKVDEEDFGGHGALLQEGLFASITLFLLAWILVYSLGHF
- the LOC103422730 gene encoding PGR5-like protein 1B, chloroplastic, which produces MAATSASFTPHLVGSTVPELSRNPRTTGAPFSVRISSGSNYPTTRDKLSEGPYCIYVGPIETASKETLEALHRQASDAYYSGDPLIVDDMFDRVEMKLRWYGSKCVVKYPRCSLRRQSTYADAEEDFSQVFALASIWILFLAFGSSVCLVPVFYTVGLAYQDAFNPVFSYINQAPALSMLNSVLFVTLGSVIGYPIASASVKVLKGLWRNDLVALKGACPNCGDEVFAFVKSDQSNNSPHRANCHVCECLLEFRTKVEKSVSPLGRRWVYGRIYLVSRGGRSELQRRQ